From the genome of Pseudomonadota bacterium, one region includes:
- a CDS encoding diguanylate cyclase — MRSADGGLAERLAELRKSYESHLGEKVDAIAQALAGARDRGLLDELKRAHQLAHRLHGTAGSYGFGPLGSAAGELEKAIVAQLRDPTSDRRWSTITTALAELEQEVVPFRQRPAPEATPALSPRRSAITGPELPRVASTLLLVTRDQALRLQTGQAATQALTTVLTASDPDGALLQARTQPIDAVLLDVDPREPMATLDLARRLRRLPGRLSLPLAFLSRETSLQARVAAAHAGACLFLSRPASDQELTTAVRQLCNREARERVRVLLVDDDPHFLEVLQTVLRAERIEVHTLDDARRVVEVLDHIAPDLLLIDLMMPGISGCEICRVVRANPAWQMLPVIVVTADASPEQRIAAFEAGADDYLPKPIVTQELLARLRLRLEHARLVRERSSRDPLTGVLARRAFVEAFAARLADAQRRGDNLALGLIDLDHFKRINDRHGHLAGDRVLAAMGRALDARLRDADVRGRWGGEEFIVALPEVDLPTAQTILCRLKDDLASATFVDDAGAAFAGGFSAGISLFPQDGHNLDELLAVADRRLYAAKHAGRNRVDAGEQEATSAAESP; from the coding sequence GTGAGATCCGCCGACGGTGGACTTGCCGAGCGCCTCGCTGAGCTGCGCAAGAGCTACGAGTCGCACCTCGGGGAGAAGGTCGACGCCATCGCCCAGGCGCTCGCCGGCGCGCGCGATCGCGGCCTGCTCGACGAGCTGAAGCGAGCCCACCAGCTCGCCCACCGCCTGCACGGCACCGCGGGATCCTACGGCTTCGGCCCCCTTGGCAGCGCCGCCGGCGAGCTCGAGAAGGCCATCGTCGCGCAGCTCCGCGACCCGACCAGCGACCGCCGCTGGTCGACCATCACCACCGCGCTCGCAGAACTCGAGCAGGAGGTGGTGCCCTTCCGCCAGCGACCGGCGCCGGAAGCGACTCCGGCCCTTTCCCCGCGACGCTCCGCCATCACCGGCCCCGAGCTGCCGCGCGTTGCGTCGACCTTGCTCTTGGTCACGCGCGACCAGGCGCTCCGGCTGCAAACCGGCCAGGCCGCCACCCAGGCGCTTACCACCGTCCTGACGGCGAGCGACCCCGATGGCGCGCTGCTCCAGGCCCGTACCCAACCCATCGACGCGGTGTTGCTCGATGTCGACCCGCGCGAGCCCATGGCCACCCTCGATCTGGCGCGTCGGTTGCGGCGCCTGCCGGGGCGGCTCTCCTTGCCGCTGGCCTTCCTCTCGCGGGAGACCTCGCTGCAGGCGCGCGTGGCGGCAGCCCACGCGGGCGCGTGCCTCTTTCTCAGCAGGCCCGCCAGCGACCAGGAGCTGACGACCGCGGTGCGCCAGCTCTGCAACCGCGAAGCCCGCGAGCGCGTGCGCGTGCTGCTGGTGGATGACGACCCGCACTTCCTCGAGGTGCTGCAGACCGTGCTGCGGGCCGAGCGCATCGAGGTGCATACCCTCGACGACGCCCGCCGCGTCGTCGAGGTGCTCGATCACATCGCGCCGGACCTGCTGCTGATCGACCTGATGATGCCGGGGATCAGCGGCTGCGAGATCTGCCGCGTCGTGCGCGCCAACCCCGCCTGGCAGATGCTGCCAGTGATCGTGGTGACCGCCGACGCCAGCCCGGAGCAGCGCATCGCGGCCTTCGAGGCCGGCGCTGACGACTATCTGCCCAAGCCGATCGTCACGCAGGAGCTGCTGGCCCGCCTGCGCCTGCGCCTCGAGCATGCGCGCCTGGTGCGCGAGCGCTCGAGCCGTGACCCGCTGACGGGCGTCTTGGCCCGCCGCGCCTTCGTCGAGGCCTTTGCCGCGCGCCTGGCCGACGCCCAGCGGCGCGGCGACAACCTGGCGCTGGGGCTGATCGACCTCGACCACTTCAAGCGGATCAACGATCGCCACGGCCATCTCGCCGGTGATCGCGTACTCGCCGCCATGGGACGCGCGCTCGACGCTCGGCTACGCGACGCCGACGTCCGTGGGCGCTGGGGTGGCGAGGAGTTCATCGTGGCCCTGCCCGAGGTCGATCTGCCGACAGCCCAGACGATTCTCTGCCGGCTGAAGGACGATCTGGCGTCGGCCACCTTTGTCGATGACGCGGGCGCGGCCTTCGCGGGCGGCTTCAGCGCCGGGATCAGCCTCTTCCCGCAGGATGGGCACAACCTCGACGAGCTGCTCGCGGTGGCCGATCGACGGCTCTACGCAGCAAAGCATGCTGGGCGAAATCGCGTCGATGCCGGGGAGCAAGAGGCGACCAGCGCTGCCGAGTCGCCCTGA
- a CDS encoding aminotransferase class I/II-fold pyridoxal phosphate-dependent enzyme encodes MSWLHDKTTDFLALVQQAKDKQAFPFFRQFENIGPRVKIGRGSYINFTSNDYLGLSQHPSLIRRSVAGTARFGTSLGSSRLQATSVRHEALERRLAQWLGQEACAVFTTGYQALVGVLASFLDGETTVVLDNLSHASILDGTFLAKGTHPELEIRFIKHNSVRGLRRVLGSAKHKKKLVVVEGLYSVDGDMAPLDEMVAVCREFDAPLMVDDAHGLGTLGPTGRGVGELKGVLGDIDILVGTFSKSFGAVGGFVCADRVLIDYLKLQARSFVYSASLPVGQVEAAMAALDLIERDHSYFRRLEENAAFFRAGLRELGFDSGQGEAHVTPIMLGDEEKTLTFGAYLFHGAGVIMLPFVYPAVPKGAARLRCNVTAAHSRADMGYALEALAKIGKMLEVLPASAATSSSDLQRALWLARTKLDGARNAGVGYVAHELGQAGQWVGRWTKRRLGGTPPAGGPEGGV; translated from the coding sequence GTGTCGTGGCTTCATGACAAGACGACCGACTTCCTGGCGCTGGTGCAGCAGGCCAAGGATAAGCAGGCGTTCCCCTTCTTTCGTCAGTTCGAGAACATCGGGCCGCGCGTCAAGATCGGGCGCGGCAGTTACATCAATTTCACCTCCAACGACTACCTTGGCCTGTCGCAGCATCCGTCGCTGATTCGGCGCTCGGTCGCCGGCACGGCGCGCTTTGGCACCAGCCTGGGCAGCTCGCGGCTGCAGGCCACCAGCGTGCGGCACGAGGCGTTGGAGCGGCGTTTGGCGCAATGGCTCGGCCAGGAGGCCTGCGCCGTCTTCACCACTGGCTATCAGGCCTTGGTCGGCGTGCTGGCCAGCTTCCTCGACGGCGAGACCACCGTGGTGCTCGACAACCTCAGCCACGCGAGCATCCTCGACGGCACGTTTCTGGCGAAGGGGACGCATCCGGAGCTCGAGATTCGCTTCATCAAACATAACAGCGTCCGCGGGCTGCGACGTGTGCTCGGCAGCGCCAAGCATAAGAAGAAGCTGGTGGTCGTCGAGGGCCTCTACAGCGTCGACGGCGACATGGCGCCGCTCGACGAGATGGTGGCCGTCTGCCGCGAGTTCGACGCCCCGCTGATGGTCGACGACGCCCACGGTCTCGGTACGCTCGGCCCCACCGGGCGCGGCGTCGGCGAGCTGAAGGGCGTGCTCGGTGACATCGATATCCTCGTCGGCACCTTTTCCAAGTCGTTTGGTGCGGTCGGCGGCTTCGTCTGCGCCGATCGCGTGCTGATCGACTACCTCAAGCTGCAGGCGCGGTCCTTCGTCTACTCGGCCTCCCTGCCGGTCGGGCAGGTCGAGGCGGCGATGGCGGCGCTCGATCTGATCGAGCGCGATCATTCCTACTTCCGGCGGCTGGAGGAGAACGCGGCCTTCTTCCGCGCCGGCCTGCGGGAGCTGGGCTTCGATTCGGGGCAGGGCGAGGCGCATGTCACGCCGATCATGCTCGGCGACGAGGAGAAGACGCTGACCTTCGGCGCCTACCTCTTTCACGGCGCCGGGGTCATCATGCTGCCCTTCGTCTACCCTGCGGTGCCCAAGGGCGCGGCGCGCCTGCGCTGCAACGTCACGGCGGCGCACAGTCGCGCCGACATGGGCTATGCGCTCGAGGCGCTGGCCAAGATCGGCAAGATGCTCGAGGTGCTGCCCGCGTCGGCGGCCACCAGCTCCAGCGACCTGCAACGCGCGTTATGGCTGGCGCGGACGAAGCTCGACGGCGCGCGCAACGCCGGTGTGGGGTACGTGGCGCATGAGCTCGGTCAGGCGGGGCAGTGGGTTGGGCGCTGGACCAAGAGGCGGCTGGGCGGGACGCCACCAGCAGGCGGCCCGGAGGGCGGAGTGTGA
- a CDS encoding tetratricopeptide repeat protein, with protein MSKQDPLERHPRPQGAPPPPPPPGGVRAARADEPTAQGPTTQVTDDDYEDIDPITVDSVTGSGGDARASGATTPGIGAVDLAAPAAPPLARLDPPQLDSEPATIDWAAESAFLVAEALAVGKAQPEHAASLHLAAAQAAEHAGGTVTAQLHAALALAPDCPHVVARARRLLLRQGEIAAATDLAERQLRLGGEHTTRIDALIEAAYTQRPTARASRQSLELLRQALRLDPAHVLALTMTAGLEIELADAQAATTLERLSETLAVPEERALCLYAAGTLNESRPEHRDQAERDYLRAVELDPEGLPALLALAELQLQHERWSQLCATMERLAELALDQAEKHRWLLRAGALQLDRGSDLDAAARNLTRAAALALNDSTALVRLAYVHENAGHHAELVAVLRQLRERTLDAQGRAALSTRIGWLLQTRLGNVQEAASAYRQALEAQPGHLPAVQALGTIYRQRGDFDSLLTLILPETESTDTEQRRALRCIEAAGILAERLGRAAEAATLYQRALDLQPGLPLAFWPLRRLLRRHQRHAELAALLSLQLPYVTDAKLSHDLHLELAQLLAGPLQDPEQAIVTLKQAQALGQSRAAATELAEVYREQGHHAALAQLLLSEAESVEDRDESLTRRLQAASVLEEELGEHERALSIYRDVLQRDPRNSAAFRAIGRLYHRLGRWSELVALLERELTLGQDAQQAAQLWCRIGRIQEEHLGNAAEAIASYVRALGCVADSSVALLALDRLARGADRVPDLVEVLQHYAAARSEPVAAADALCRAAELAEHRLGDSERGLRLYDQALERLPDFMPALFGRYGVQLRRQQLEDAAQTLEQLAALPASARVRTQLDLQLARLRELRLGEAPDLTRHAAAAKAPYGARLRGELLRVYRSTHHPALMRQLIEIGQATLDPALAAAYLAEAAQQLEAAGALEEAQAAAGQALAQQPNERSTAWLLQRVLQRQGRWRELAGLLEQEAEQEGDPAIRLHLLGESASAHLRAQQADDALRVARLALTLNPAHLPTLRLMAHLAALRGDWAERAALHDRQAELCAGMPARLATSLHAAALWELRVGDKTRALKSLQRALSDDPSHAAAFAAAERLLREAEDVQGLSQLYSRRIRATATPNERASLLRAHAWLLRDHLKDPTRAIGELNELLALVPTDVTALAALAELLATQQRWSDAAAALTELVRRSDDPATRQRARLQLAQLRLDRLHELRAARDVLQQALSEDPGDTATQQLLVRVCLVEGSWSQARQLLDALSAHEAATIRVWAFLQLADVARIGLRDEALVEHAEREALADAATEPALLARLITHYRDREEAQRLVALMAATIPTLGATDTAHTLRRATAAVLIDDLRQPARALELLRETLAARPGDVPTQLIAARALEQQGANEAAVLVLRRVLQTEPRSVDGYRGLLRLLPLVGQPIVAAAAGAALELLGVITPSEAARLQVFTEQGSPLGLLDVATLPLDRALQPLDEALAAAAPHLGELYQPGETPLPEAPPSVSSAVQRVAQALGLGTVQVLVGGQLPACGVVGAPLRLVVGAALAREANAARFRFWIGRALVGVASAGALAERLSSAELSDLIAALTEDDPVDPLAQQLRKRVLRALPRRVRKSLESMSLGSTPPSTTARWQSALQERADRVGLLLSGSPQVALAALAEATQPRDKSGFEAPRLLALLRFSVSEEYATLHRALWTARATDT; from the coding sequence GGGGTGACGCGAGGGCGAGCGGCGCCACCACGCCCGGCATTGGAGCGGTCGACCTCGCCGCCCCGGCGGCGCCGCCGCTGGCGCGGCTCGACCCGCCGCAGCTCGACAGCGAACCAGCGACGATCGACTGGGCCGCCGAGAGCGCGTTCCTCGTCGCTGAGGCCCTGGCCGTCGGCAAGGCGCAGCCGGAGCATGCGGCCAGTCTGCACCTCGCGGCTGCCCAGGCCGCCGAGCACGCCGGTGGCACCGTCACCGCCCAGCTCCACGCAGCGCTCGCGCTGGCCCCCGATTGCCCGCACGTGGTCGCCAGGGCGCGCCGCCTGCTGCTGCGGCAAGGCGAGATCGCTGCGGCCACGGACCTCGCCGAGCGCCAGCTCCGGCTCGGCGGCGAACACACCACCCGCATCGACGCGCTGATCGAGGCCGCCTACACCCAGCGACCGACGGCGCGGGCCAGTAGGCAGTCGCTCGAGCTCTTGCGCCAAGCCCTGCGTCTCGACCCAGCCCACGTCCTGGCGCTGACGATGACGGCTGGGCTCGAGATCGAGCTCGCGGACGCCCAGGCAGCCACCACGCTCGAGCGCTTGAGCGAAACCCTGGCGGTGCCGGAAGAGCGCGCCCTCTGCCTCTACGCCGCGGGCACGCTCAACGAGTCCAGGCCAGAGCATCGGGACCAGGCCGAACGTGACTACCTGCGCGCCGTCGAGCTCGACCCCGAGGGGCTGCCGGCGCTGCTGGCGCTGGCTGAGCTGCAGCTACAACACGAGCGGTGGTCGCAGCTCTGCGCGACGATGGAGCGTCTGGCCGAGCTCGCCCTGGACCAGGCAGAGAAGCACCGCTGGCTGCTGCGAGCGGGCGCGCTGCAGCTCGACCGCGGCAGCGACCTCGACGCGGCGGCCCGCAACCTGACCCGAGCTGCGGCGCTGGCCCTCAACGACTCGACGGCGCTGGTGCGGCTGGCCTACGTCCACGAGAACGCCGGCCACCACGCCGAGCTGGTCGCCGTCCTGCGCCAACTGCGCGAGCGCACGCTCGACGCGCAGGGTCGAGCAGCGCTCTCGACGCGCATCGGCTGGCTCTTGCAAACGCGGCTCGGCAACGTGCAGGAGGCCGCCTCGGCCTATCGCCAGGCGCTCGAGGCGCAGCCGGGCCACCTGCCGGCGGTGCAGGCCCTTGGCACGATCTACCGCCAACGGGGCGACTTCGACAGCCTGCTCACCCTGATTCTCCCCGAAACGGAATCGACCGACACCGAGCAACGCCGAGCGCTGCGCTGCATCGAGGCCGCCGGCATCCTCGCCGAACGCCTCGGCCGCGCCGCCGAGGCCGCGACGCTCTACCAGCGCGCGCTCGATCTGCAGCCGGGCCTGCCGCTGGCCTTCTGGCCGCTGCGCCGCTTGCTGCGCCGGCATCAGCGCCACGCCGAGCTCGCCGCGCTGCTTTCACTTCAGCTCCCTTACGTGACCGACGCCAAGCTCAGCCACGACCTGCACCTCGAGCTGGCCCAGCTCCTGGCCGGTCCGCTCCAGGACCCCGAGCAAGCGATCGTGACGCTCAAGCAGGCGCAGGCGCTGGGACAGAGCCGCGCCGCGGCAACGGAGCTGGCGGAGGTCTACCGCGAACAAGGGCACCATGCCGCGCTGGCGCAGCTGCTCTTGAGCGAGGCCGAGAGCGTGGAGGATCGCGACGAGAGCCTGACCCGACGGCTGCAGGCGGCGAGCGTGCTGGAGGAAGAGCTCGGCGAGCATGAACGCGCGCTCAGCATCTATCGTGACGTGCTCCAACGCGATCCGCGCAACAGCGCCGCGTTTCGCGCGATCGGCAGGCTCTACCACCGTCTCGGGCGCTGGAGCGAGCTGGTGGCGCTGCTGGAGCGCGAGCTGACGCTCGGGCAGGACGCGCAACAGGCAGCCCAACTCTGGTGTCGCATCGGCCGCATCCAGGAGGAGCACCTCGGCAACGCCGCCGAGGCGATCGCCTCCTACGTGCGCGCGCTCGGCTGCGTCGCCGACTCGAGCGTCGCGCTGCTCGCCCTCGATCGGCTGGCTCGCGGCGCCGACCGCGTGCCTGACCTCGTCGAGGTCCTGCAACACTACGCAGCCGCGCGCTCGGAGCCGGTCGCGGCCGCCGACGCGCTCTGCCGCGCCGCCGAGCTGGCCGAGCATCGGCTCGGCGATAGCGAGCGTGGCCTGCGGCTCTACGACCAGGCGCTCGAGCGCCTGCCCGACTTCATGCCTGCGCTCTTCGGCCGCTACGGTGTCCAGCTCCGGCGCCAGCAGCTCGAGGATGCGGCGCAGACCCTGGAGCAGCTCGCAGCGCTGCCAGCCAGCGCCAGGGTTCGCACGCAGCTCGACCTCCAGCTCGCGCGCCTCCGGGAGCTCCGGCTCGGCGAGGCCCCCGACCTGACGCGCCACGCCGCCGCGGCCAAGGCTCCCTACGGCGCGCGGCTGCGCGGCGAGCTGCTGCGCGTCTATCGGTCGACCCACCACCCCGCGCTGATGCGGCAGTTGATCGAGATCGGTCAGGCCACGCTCGACCCAGCGCTCGCCGCCGCCTACCTCGCGGAGGCAGCGCAGCAGCTCGAGGCCGCCGGTGCGCTCGAGGAGGCTCAGGCAGCCGCCGGACAAGCGCTGGCACAGCAACCCAACGAGCGCAGCACGGCCTGGCTGCTCCAGCGCGTACTGCAGCGGCAGGGACGCTGGCGCGAGCTGGCCGGACTGCTTGAGCAGGAGGCAGAGCAGGAGGGCGATCCGGCGATCCGGCTGCACCTGCTCGGGGAGAGCGCGAGCGCCCACCTGCGCGCCCAGCAGGCCGACGACGCCCTGCGCGTCGCGCGGCTCGCGCTGACGCTGAATCCGGCCCACCTGCCAACCCTGCGGCTGATGGCCCACCTCGCCGCGCTGCGTGGTGATTGGGCGGAGCGCGCGGCGCTCCACGATCGGCAGGCCGAGCTTTGTGCCGGCATGCCCGCGCGACTTGCCACGAGCCTCCACGCCGCCGCGCTCTGGGAGCTGCGCGTCGGCGACAAGACCAGGGCGCTCAAGAGCCTGCAGCGCGCGCTCAGCGACGATCCCAGCCACGCGGCGGCCTTCGCCGCTGCTGAGCGCCTGCTGCGCGAGGCCGAGGACGTCCAGGGACTTTCGCAGCTCTACAGCCGGCGCATCCGCGCGACCGCAACGCCCAACGAACGAGCGAGCCTGCTGCGCGCCCATGCCTGGCTCTTGCGTGATCACCTCAAGGATCCAACGCGCGCGATTGGCGAGCTGAATGAGCTCTTGGCCCTCGTGCCTACCGACGTCACGGCGCTGGCGGCCCTGGCCGAGCTGCTCGCCACGCAGCAGCGTTGGTCCGACGCCGCGGCGGCGCTGACCGAGCTGGTGCGGCGCAGCGACGACCCCGCCACGCGCCAGCGCGCACGCCTGCAGCTCGCGCAGCTGCGCCTCGACCGCCTGCATGAGCTGCGCGCCGCACGCGACGTGCTGCAACAGGCCTTGAGCGAGGATCCCGGCGACACCGCCACCCAGCAGCTGCTGGTGCGCGTCTGTCTGGTCGAGGGGAGCTGGTCCCAGGCCCGGCAGCTCCTGGATGCGCTCAGCGCCCACGAGGCGGCGACCATCCGCGTCTGGGCCTTCTTGCAGCTCGCCGACGTGGCGCGCATCGGCCTGCGCGACGAGGCGCTGGTGGAGCATGCCGAGCGCGAGGCGCTAGCGGACGCCGCGACCGAGCCGGCGCTCCTGGCCCGGCTGATCACGCACTACCGCGACCGCGAAGAGGCGCAGCGCCTGGTCGCGCTGATGGCGGCGACGATCCCGACGCTCGGCGCGACAGACACCGCTCATACGCTGCGCCGGGCCACCGCAGCCGTGCTCATCGACGATCTGCGCCAACCCGCGCGCGCGCTCGAGCTGCTGCGCGAGACGCTCGCCGCCAGACCGGGGGATGTGCCGACCCAGCTGATCGCCGCGCGCGCGCTCGAGCAGCAAGGGGCGAACGAGGCGGCCGTGCTGGTGTTGCGCCGCGTCCTGCAAACGGAGCCCCGATCGGTCGACGGTTACCGCGGACTGCTGCGGCTGCTGCCCCTCGTCGGGCAGCCGATCGTCGCCGCGGCGGCCGGCGCGGCGCTGGAGCTTCTCGGCGTGATCACGCCCTCCGAGGCCGCGCGACTGCAGGTCTTCACCGAGCAGGGCAGCCCGCTCGGGCTGCTCGACGTGGCCACGCTCCCGCTCGACCGCGCCCTACAGCCGCTCGACGAGGCCCTCGCGGCCGCTGCACCACACCTCGGCGAGCTCTATCAGCCCGGCGAAACGCCCCTGCCCGAGGCGCCACCGAGCGTGAGCTCGGCGGTTCAGCGGGTGGCGCAGGCCCTTGGTCTTGGCACCGTGCAGGTGCTGGTCGGTGGCCAGCTTCCGGCCTGCGGGGTCGTCGGGGCCCCGTTGCGGCTCGTCGTCGGGGCAGCCCTCGCCCGCGAAGCCAATGCCGCGCGTTTTCGCTTCTGGATCGGCCGGGCGCTGGTCGGCGTGGCGAGCGCGGGCGCCCTGGCCGAGCGCCTGAGCAGCGCCGAGCTCAGTGATCTGATCGCCGCCCTGACGGAGGACGATCCGGTCGATCCGCTGGCGCAGCAGCTGCGCAAGCGCGTGCTGCGGGCCCTCCCGCGCCGCGTGCGCAAGAGCCTCGAGTCGATGAGCCTCGGATCGACGCCGCCCTCGACCACCGCACGCTGGCAAAGCGCGCTGCAGGAGCGCGCCGACCGCGTCGGGTTGCTGCTCAGCGGCAGCCCGCAGGTCGCCCTGGCGGCGCTGGCCGAAGCGACCCAGCCCCGGGACAAGTCAGGCTTCGAGGCGCCGCGCCTGCTGGCCCTGCTGCGCTTTTCCGTCAGCGAGGAGTACGCCACGCTGCACCGTGCGCTGTGGACCGCCCGCGCTACCGACACTTGA
- a CDS encoding acyl carrier protein, giving the protein MELTSTIQSMIAEIGELDHPEKIGLDQHLIEDLGLDSMLLLELLSSLEQTYSISIPETEYPNMTTVNACAEVVRRYQAAA; this is encoded by the coding sequence ATGGAGCTCACGAGCACCATTCAGTCGATGATTGCCGAGATCGGGGAGCTTGATCACCCGGAGAAGATCGGGCTCGATCAGCACCTGATTGAGGACCTCGGGCTGGACTCCATGCTCCTGCTCGAGTTGCTGTCGTCACTCGAGCAGACTTACAGCATTTCCATTCCCGAGACCGAGTATCCCAACATGACCACCGTCAACGCCTGTGCCGAGGTGGTCCGCCGCTACCAGGCCGCCGCCTGA
- a CDS encoding response regulator, whose amino-acid sequence MVLVDDEPDIRTVAEIALSAVGGWEVRLAASGEEALSQLAQAEADLILIDVMMPGMDGPAVLSRLRSDPRWVKLPAIFMTAKVQRREVDQYLALGACGVIPKPFDPMELPQQIRALVAAL is encoded by the coding sequence ATCGTGCTCGTCGATGACGAGCCGGACATTCGCACGGTCGCCGAGATCGCGCTCAGCGCCGTCGGCGGCTGGGAGGTGCGCCTCGCCGCTTCCGGCGAAGAGGCCCTCAGTCAGCTCGCCCAGGCCGAGGCCGACCTGATCCTGATCGACGTGATGATGCCGGGCATGGATGGCCCCGCGGTCCTCAGCCGCCTGCGCAGCGATCCCCGGTGGGTCAAGCTGCCGGCGATCTTCATGACCGCCAAGGTGCAGCGGCGCGAGGTCGACCAGTACCTAGCTCTCGGGGCCTGCGGCGTGATTCCCAAGCCCTTCGACCCAATGGAGCTGCCGCAACAGATACGAGCGCTGGTCGCGGCGCTCTAG
- a CDS encoding C40 family peptidase produces the protein MSATLAAPCARRLGWLVLAGLGGLGHLGCARVSRRAGAALPPCPAEAPGPPLTPGTAPQHELAEFWLGRYPAALDQPLLDAAAREAHNTRVAALRAKGRPVGRWEVRQRPVDRRALRADLERRLQRLEQAFREGSQVAADGLAPQALRHELRRRLDHYKAVDELRVVHRSTALRCLPTEARVVEAGSLPDFDLLQCSQLRFGESVRVVAHAGRFAQVWSSYATGWAALAALSAPLTSAQAERYLRPQRSAIAASDNVPLWSQPAGGALIGLARLGLRLVLAEDTASGVPAGALDATPRPMQAVTLPTAGGTGLRRGWIASAALAPQPNPLTVRSLFRRAFALLHQPYGWGGTDHRRDCSRLLMDLFASFGLDLPRASAQQAAAGTEQLEVAGWAAGSKASAIVGAARRGLVLLYLPGHVMLYVGRAAGQLYALHTLSGYLAPCPAGGETMWRINRTAVTTLALGRRSSRRSLLERITRLVIFAPAQSPPDPSANPAAVLLPARSPAPDERRGARGPQRGSTAP, from the coding sequence TTGAGCGCCACGCTGGCTGCGCCCTGCGCGCGCAGGCTCGGTTGGCTCGTCCTCGCAGGGCTGGGCGGCCTCGGTCACCTCGGCTGCGCCAGGGTCTCAAGACGCGCAGGCGCTGCGCTCCCGCCCTGCCCTGCGGAGGCCCCAGGACCACCGCTCACGCCCGGGACAGCGCCTCAACACGAGCTGGCGGAGTTCTGGCTCGGGCGCTACCCCGCCGCCCTCGATCAACCCTTGCTCGACGCGGCCGCGCGCGAGGCCCACAACACCCGCGTCGCGGCGCTCAGGGCCAAGGGTCGGCCCGTGGGTCGGTGGGAGGTCCGGCAGCGGCCCGTCGACCGCCGGGCACTAAGGGCTGACCTCGAACGCCGGCTCCAGCGCCTCGAACAGGCGTTTCGCGAGGGGAGCCAGGTCGCCGCAGACGGCTTGGCCCCGCAAGCGCTGCGGCATGAGCTCCGGCGCAGGCTCGACCACTATAAAGCGGTAGACGAGCTGCGCGTCGTGCATCGCAGCACCGCCCTGCGCTGCCTGCCAACCGAAGCGCGAGTCGTCGAAGCCGGCAGTCTCCCCGACTTCGACCTGCTCCAATGCTCGCAGCTCCGCTTCGGCGAAAGCGTGCGCGTGGTGGCCCACGCGGGCCGCTTCGCCCAGGTCTGGTCGAGCTACGCCACCGGCTGGGCCGCCCTCGCGGCGCTCAGCGCGCCGCTGACGTCCGCGCAGGCGGAGCGCTACTTGCGGCCCCAGCGCTCCGCCATCGCGGCGAGCGACAACGTGCCCCTCTGGTCGCAGCCGGCCGGCGGTGCCCTGATCGGTCTGGCGCGACTGGGCCTGCGCCTCGTGCTCGCCGAGGACACGGCGAGCGGCGTGCCGGCCGGAGCGCTCGACGCGACACCAAGGCCGATGCAGGCCGTCACCCTGCCGACCGCAGGCGGCACGGGACTGCGCCGCGGCTGGATCGCGTCGGCGGCGCTGGCGCCGCAACCCAACCCGCTGACGGTACGCTCGCTCTTTCGTCGCGCCTTCGCGCTGCTGCACCAACCCTACGGCTGGGGCGGCACGGACCACCGCCGCGACTGCTCGCGGCTGCTGATGGATCTCTTCGCCAGCTTTGGCCTCGACCTCCCGCGCGCCTCCGCCCAACAGGCGGCGGCAGGTACCGAGCAGCTCGAGGTGGCGGGCTGGGCGGCGGGCAGCAAGGCGAGCGCGATCGTGGGCGCGGCCCGGCGCGGCCTCGTGCTGCTCTACCTCCCCGGCCACGTGATGCTCTATGTCGGGCGCGCCGCCGGGCAGCTCTACGCGCTGCACACGCTCTCTGGCTACCTCGCGCCCTGCCCAGCGGGGGGCGAGACGATGTGGCGAATCAACCGCACCGCCGTCACGACCCTGGCCCTCGGGCGACGCAGCTCCAGGCGCAGCCTGCTCGAGCGCATCACTCGACTGGTGATCTTCGCGCCGGCGCAGTCGCCGCCGGACCCCAGCGCGAACCCGGCGGCGGTCCTTTTGCCGGCACGATCGCCAGCACCCGACGAGCGGCGCGGCGCAAGGGGCCCTCAACGGGGCTCGACTGCCCCTTAG